From the genome of Tindallia californiensis, one region includes:
- a CDS encoding YbgA family protein — MSKINVGVSTCLLGESVRYDGGHKLDRYVRDVLGEYFEYYPVCPEQESGMPTPREAMRLVGDEENHRLLTNKTGVDKTPMMKSYIDKKLPMLEKKELHGFIFKKDSPSSGLYRVKIYHENGNPIGKGSGMFAAAYKKAFPNIPAEEDGRLNDPHLRENFIVRVFAHHRWKEFLKKDPSVGELVEYHTREKMLMMAHSVEHYKTLGKITALGSTIPKEELFAKFEKEYLEGLTFHATVKKNTNVLHHILGYFKKELSPWEKQEVLELVERYHRREVPLVVPLTLLNHFIRKYEKEYLIKQRYLNPHPSELMLRNFG, encoded by the coding sequence ATGTCGAAAATTAATGTCGGAGTTAGCACCTGTCTTTTAGGAGAATCTGTGCGATATGACGGAGGTCATAAGCTGGATCGGTATGTCAGGGATGTTTTAGGGGAATACTTTGAGTATTACCCTGTATGCCCTGAACAGGAATCCGGAATGCCTACTCCAAGAGAGGCAATGCGTCTTGTAGGAGACGAAGAGAATCATAGGCTTTTGACTAACAAAACCGGGGTGGATAAGACTCCGATGATGAAATCCTATATTGACAAAAAACTCCCCATGCTAGAGAAAAAAGAGCTTCATGGTTTTATTTTTAAGAAAGATTCTCCAAGCTCCGGGCTTTATCGTGTGAAAATTTACCATGAAAACGGAAATCCTATTGGTAAGGGAAGTGGAATGTTCGCTGCAGCCTATAAAAAGGCTTTCCCAAACATCCCTGCTGAGGAGGACGGAAGACTGAACGACCCTCATTTAAGGGAAAATTTTATCGTAAGAGTCTTTGCCCATCACCGATGGAAGGAGTTCTTAAAAAAAGATCCCAGTGTAGGAGAACTTGTCGAATACCACACAAGAGAAAAAATGCTGATGATGGCCCACAGTGTAGAGCACTATAAAACCCTTGGAAAGATAACGGCTCTTGGAAGTACTATTCCAAAAGAGGAGTTGTTTGCAAAGTTTGAAAAAGAATACTTAGAAGGTCTTACTTTCCATGCCACGGTGAAAAAAAATACCAATGTTTTACACCATATCCTAGGGTACTTTAAAAAAGAGTTGAGCCCTTGGGAAAAGCAAGAGGTGTTGGAGCTTGTGGAACGTTATCACCGAAGAGAGGTGCCATTAGTGGTTCCCCTGACCCTTTTAAACCATTTCATTAGAAAATATGAAAAGGAATATTTAATAAAACAACGCTACTTAAATCCACATCCCAGTGAATTAATGCTTCGTAATTTTGGGTAA